Genomic window (Victivallis lenta):
GGAGCATCACAACGCAATCCGTGTTCGGCGCATCGAAGCCGCAAGTCAAAACGTTGACGTTCGCCAGAAACTTGAGCGGCGGCTTCGGTGTTCCGAAAAGATCCGCCGGGATGAATTCCCCCTTGAACCGGGCGATGATTTCAGCCCGTTCGGCAGGCGACGTATCACCGGTCACGATCGCACACTCCTTGCCGGAAAACGCCTGGATTTTTTCCGCAACATGCTTGCAATGATCCACCGAAGCGGTGAAAATCAGCACGGACTTGCGGTCGCGGGTCAGCTCCACAATCTCCCGGCAGGCGGATGTCACCAGCGCATCGTTGTCCATTGCGGCGGCGACCTCGTCGCTGATGAACTCGCCGCCACGGATGTGCAGGTTTGCCAGATTCGCCTCCGCGCGGCCCGCCCGGGAAATCAGCGGGGAAAGATATCCCTGCTGAATCATTTCCTTGAGCCCCGCCTCATAGCAGATCTCGTTCAGGATGTTTTCCGGCTTGCAGATGAGCCCGCCTTTGAGCCGGAAGGGCGTTGCCGTCAGCCCGATCACCCGGACGTGTGGATTGATGACCTTCATATCGGCCAGAAAGGTTCGGTACATGCCGTCCCCTTCGCTGCTGATCAGGTGTGCTTCATCCACGATGACAAGGTCAAAGGCGTCCAGCTCGCAGGCCTTGTTGTACACGCTTTGAATCCCGGCGACAATGACCTGCTCCGTGGCGTCGCGGCTCCTGAGTCCGGCGGAATAGATGCCGATCTTCAATTCCGGACAGAGTTTGCGGATCTTGTCGGCATTCTGTTCCAGCAATTCCTTGACATGGGCAAGGATCAGCACGCGTCCATTCCATTTTTCCACGGAATCCTTTGCGATCTGAGCGAGAACCAGACTTTTGCCCGTATTGTGATGGACTACAAAGTTTCCATCAACATACAAATGGTCACCGTCCAGTTCAAATCCATAAAAATCATCCTCCGATAAGATTTCTACCGAGAAACCTGTACGAAGTACATTTTTCTTTTGCTGGCGAACATGAAAGACATGCCGTTTTCTACGGCATGGGATCGGCGACAAATCGCCGGAAATATGCACCCGGTAGTACCAGCCGCCGGCTCCGGTCTGACAGGCGCAATATTTCTCATGACAGTTCGCCATGAATCCAAGACTTCTTGCAAGAAAAACAATATCACCGGCAAGTTCCCGGGATTGTGTGGTGATTTCCAAACAATGACCGTCGAAAAAGCCGTCACTGTCAAGAAGTCCAGCCAGCAATTGCAATCTGTCGGATCGGGAAGCGGTCAAATATTCCTTGGGAATGAACTTGTTATGAGCGCAATGCCCGCGCAAACCCAGCTGGTGCAGTATTTCAAAGAGAGGATTTTTCGCTCCCTTTGCAACGACAGCATAGTATGTCGGCACATTCCGGTCATTTTCGGTAACACGGACTGAACAGCCGATACTTTCTGCATATCGACTGAATTCATCACCAAGTTCCTCTTCCGCGCTGGTCAATCCGATGGCGTTAGTCATTATCCCATCGCCGAGGAGCAATCCCAGAATGTGCGGCGGAATCGGTAAGTTCTTCGGGATAGAAAAGTTCACCGGAACGCGATAGAGTTTCCTCAAATGCCTCCATGATTTCGATTTTGTCAGATACTCCCGGACAGTTATGTTGGTAATTTCGCCCCCTTTCTGGTAACAAGTAAAATCGCCTTTCCCTTCGTTTGTGCTGACCAGAGACAGAATGTGATTCATATTAACCACAAATGGTTCGCCCTTGATTGGCGTAATCCGTGCCATAGGTTCACGTCCGCGAGCCAGAGCAAGCACATGCCGAGGGGTTGAGTCTGCGCCCATGATGATATCACCAACCGATATGTCCTGTACTTTCCGGACAGTTCCGTCATACATCAAAATTGGGTGATCTTTTGCGTGACAGCCCGTGGGCAACACAACGCACGGGTTGTTGTCTTTTGTGCGGAGATGCTCGTAAACAGCCTCAACCGCCTCGGACTGATACGGTCGAGGAACGATCATTTCAGCCCTCCGAATTCCGTATGCCCGCCTTGATCAGGTCAAAGGCAAGCTGTGTTTTGATTTGCTCGAGACGCTGTCTGTCAATCTTCAGGATTCTCCGGATCGCGCCGTCTTTGTAGCCGTTCATATAGAGGAAACAGACCAACCGCCGGGTATCGTCGGTGATGTTCTTCACGAATTCCTGGACGATTTGCCTGCGTCGTCCGCCGTTCTGTCTTCCTTCTTCCATTCTGAAATCCTTATATAAGCCATTCCGTCCGGAGGCATCGGTTCGCGTTTGATGACGGTCAGCTTGCAGATCTGACTGTCGTCATTGTAAAGCCCGGCATGTGTGAAGGTGTCCAGGAGACACTTCAGAGAGTTGTCCACATCCCGGCGTCGATTGTCCGGAGGATACAGTTCAATGAACAGCTCCACCGGACCGGCAAATCCCCGTGTATGATCCTGCCGGAAACGTGCAACCACACGCTCCCGGAACTTCCGCCCGTCACGGGAGATCAGCACCCTCGGACCGACATGCCGATAGTAATGATTCACGCTGGGCGGCCACGGCAGTTCCAGTTCCAATGTCATTTCCTTGCCCATGGGGGCGCGGAGTTCGCACCGCTCTGCGGAGGCGGCGTCGCGGGCTTGGCGGCGGCAACGCCGGAAAGAGACGTTCGCGGACCGTAGCCCTTGATCTCGTTGACGATCTCGTCATCCTGATTCTTTTTACAGCGCACGGTGATTGTGAGTGGCAGATTGTGCAGTTCCACCGAATCACGCGGCTGAAGCACATTCACCGCGCGGCAGATGGCGGAGAGATCCGCCCGGGCGATCCGGACTGCGTCCGCGTTCGCATTTTCCAGATTCAGCCGCGCCCAGACCTTCCGGTTCTTGTATTCACCCTCGATGATCTCGAATTCCAGCTGGAGATACTGCCCGTTTCCCGTCCTGGTGGGCTTCATTTCCGATTCGGTGATGACAGCCTGGTATTTCCCGGCCGGAATCGGATCATAACCGGTCGATGGTTCGACTTCGTTCGCGTTGAAATTGATTGTGGACATTTGTGTTTCCTTCCATGTTATGCCATGCAATGGCTGTGGTGATTGAATGCTGTGATTTTCGGCGGTTCCGGGGGCGGTTTGCTTACCGCGACAGCCGGACTGCCGGGACACTGGATGTGTTCGTGATACTCAACAGGCGAATACTCATCCCGCACAGCACGGAACGGTTCCCCGACCTGGATCATTCCGCCGCAGACGTCACACACCAGCGGACGATTTGCCGTCCGGATTTTTTCGTGCATATTTCTTCACCTCGAAAACCTTTCTTTCCTTGAATTCCTCCTGCTTGCCCTTATTCCAGTTCGTCACGGGCCGAAAATACCCGCAGACGCGGCTGAAGACCTCGCAGATGGCTCCGCACTTACTCATGATGGTTCTCCTCGATTTTTGTGTATGCCTCAATGAATGCCTGCCAAGAGAGCGGAATTTCCGACGGCAGACCGTAGCGGTTCTTCGCGATGCAGGCGGGGCTTCCCACCGTGCGGATGATGCGTTCCCCGCCATCCGCGCCGATGGGAGCGGCGATCGCGCGTTCCCCGTTGAATCCGGCGTTCTCCTTTGTCACCCGGAACTTCTTGTTCGCGAACAGAACGGCGTCGACCCATTCCGCGATCAGGCTTGCAGCGTGCTTGTGGAGACGCGGGGTGTAGCGGTCGTAGGCGGCGTTTTCCGGATCTTCGAACCGTTCGACCTTCGCATGGGCGACCAGAATGACCATCATTCCGCGCTTGTCGCGCAGTTCCTGAAGCAAGTTGATGACCTTGCGCCAGTGAGTCAGCGCATGGGTATATCCCCTGCCGTAGCCGCCGTCGGCTTTTTCGATGGAACGGACACCGAATTCGCGGCAGACCTCGTCGAAGATGAGGCGCTCGAGCCAGTCAACGGAATCCACAACGACGGTCTGGAACTCGTGAGCTTCGTCCCGGAGCGCGGTCAGTTCTGCGATTACCTCGGAAAGCGAATGTGCAAGCGGGAATTTCCGGCAGTCGATTTCGCCGAGTCCGTCTTCCGTCTGGATGAAGATCGCATTTGGTGCTCCGGCTGCATAACTGCTCTTCCCTATACCTTCACTGCCGTAAATCATGATGCGCGGCGGCTTGTTTTCCCGCCCGGTTTGAATGTTGTCAAGCATTCCCATAATCTGTTTCCTTCCTCTTTTCAGCAGTTTGCCAATTCAATCTGAAGTGCTTTCACCAGTTTGCGGATTTGTATCTCATTCATCCGGGCATGAATGTCCGCCATGATGGAATGTACCAACTCCGCATCCGTGTCGGGTTCGATCTTTTCCTGCGGCCGCCTTGAACGCATGGTTTCCTCATAAGCGCGGTTGATGGAGTATTTCCCCTGTCGCAACGCCTCTTTGATTTCGTCTGTGGCATAAGCGTTGATTGCTCGGAGACGTTCCACCTTTTTACAGGAAATCCCTAAAGTTTCACCGAGATCAACGGAAGATTTTCCACGACTCATGCTGCAGGAGGAGTTGTTTGCCGGACGACCAGCTTTTTTTCTCATATCCAGCTGTTGAAGGCATTGAAGCAGTTCTCCGTTTGTCAAATTCCTGCGGTTTCTCTGACAGCGAATGGCATATTCCAATGCTTCGTTCTCATCGTTAAACTGGCGGCAGATGACAGGAACTGTCTCCAATCCGGCGGCGATTGCCGCTTTCAGGCGGGTGTGTCCATCAACTACAATCATCTTCCACACAACGATGGGATGCCCGAAATCAAAGCCGTTAACGTTCATATCGTCGATGATTTCCGCAAGAACTGTCTGCCGGATCGGGAAAAGGTTCCGAAACGGTTCTTCCATTTTCAGGCTCCAGACGGGAACTTGAACGAGCGGGAATTCGATATTGCAAAACTTACTGCTCATTTTCATTTTCTCCTGGTAACATGTCAGCAATCAGGTTGCCGATTTCAGAGGAAATCACATCTCTCAGGTTATTGCGCTCCTGGAGAGAATAGCCGATTTCCGGATATTCCTGAACTTCCCGTTCAAGCCGCAGCTTCACCATCTTGATGATGCTGACCTTGATTGCTTCAGAGCGGGATTCCTTCAGATCCTGCAACTCGGTTCCGGTCAAGGGAGGGAGTTCTCTCGCTTTGTCCTGTCGACGCGCCCTCATGGTTTCCTTATACCCTTTGTCGATCGACATATTTCCAGAAGCCACCGCATCACGAATTTTTGCCGTCGCGTGATTTTTGATGGTTCGAAGTTTTTCCACTTTTCCTCTGGAAATACCAAGGAGGTCAGCTGTTGCTTCTGACGATTTTCCGAAATTAGCCACGAACGTGGCTAATTTTCCCGGTCGACCGGCGGATTTTCTCTTGTCCAGCTCCGCAAGGCAATTCAGAAGCTCTTGTGGTGTCAGACTTCTCCGATGGCTCTGAGCTTTGATTGCATATTGAAGCGCCTCATCTTCCGAAGCGAACTCCTTTAATATGATCGGAATCTTGTTCAGATGAATTTTCTGTGCGGCGGCAAGACGGGTGTGCCCATCCACTACTGTGACTTTGTGACCGGCCCAGATGATGATCGGATGGGCAAAATCAAATCCGTTCTGCTTCATATCCTCCGCGATCTCGTTCAGGACACTTTCCTTGATCGGAAAGAGATCTTTGAAAGGCGATGCGGTGTGGATCGCGATGGTCGGCATCAGAGAAATTTTCTCTTCCATCATTTCACCTCGGGGAGCTCTTCGCTGTTGTTCCAGCGGAATACGGAGAGGTCGCGGCCTTTCAGAAACGCATTCCAGGCCTTGATGTAGAATGCCAGCGTTTCCCGAACCGTCAGCTTGTTTTTGCTGATGCGATTATCAATCAGCTTGCTGCGAAGCGTCATGATCGGATGCCCGGTATAAAGATTTTCTCCGGTCTTGACCAGCTTGATGAACTCTTCCGCTTTCTGAGGATTTTTCTTCAGAAAGAGGTAGAAACAGAATCCCATATGGGACTTCACGAAATGATGTGCGCCGCATTCCGCAACCGCTGCGGCATGTTCAAGCAAATCCCGGTTCTCGTCATAATACGGCTCAAGAACCGAATTACGGGTTTCCGTCTTTGCCGAACTTGAACGCATCTGCCGATCAAAGTTCTCGTAAATCCAGGCAAATTTTGTGATCATTGCCGCCGTGGTCGGGTGCTGGGATCCCTTGATTTTCAGAAGGTGATGAAAAAGTCTGGTGACTCCGCTGTCGATGGAGCCGACGGCTTCCTTCCTGACATTGTAGACAACGATCATTGTGACGGTGACCCCGGATTCAATGATCGCCCAGAGGCGATGCTGTCCGTCAAGAATCGTTCCATCCTCTGCGATTTTGATGGTTTCCCCGTTCTGTTCCCAGGCTCCGGAGGCCATGTCATTGGCATAGCGGGTAACGTTCAGCTGGCTGATATTCCGGTTCATGGTGTTGCGTTCCAGCATTTGGGCCGCCATATCCGGAGTGATGTCAAGCGTTTTTGTGATTATTTTCTTCATGATTTTCACCTTTCCTGTTTGCTGTTTTTTGAATTCAGAGTGTGTCAATGATACGGAGATCTTCATATCCGGTCGGCCAGACTCCGGAGATACAGCAGGCCCGGAAGCGCTCCAGGGCGCTTTTGTTGGAAAGTTCCGCCAGATCCAGCAGTTCATCCGTCAGTTTCCAGACCCCGGCGGAAAACGGTTCATTCTTTTCCACCGCAATGATGTGGACGGGGAAGTTTTTGCCGGTCACAATCCGGAGAATCGCCCGGTAAAACGCGAGCTGCTGGATGTAGCCATAGCGATGGCAGTCCGACTCGAACCAGCGGAGAGTGTCGCAGGTTTTCAGATCAACAAGCCCGGACTTCATGCTGAACCAATCCATCCGGATCTGGCAGGGAACGGAACAATATTCAGCCCGAACCACGCCTTCCGCGATCCCGTCCGCCAGCAGTTCCGACGCGAGCGGGTGCAGCCAGACGCCGCGCTGCAGTTTCAGGAGAAAGCTGAAGTCCTTTCCGGAAATGATTTCGCGCTCCTGAGTCGCCGCCCATTCCGCAAATGCCTTGGTGTTGCGCCCATAGGATTCGCCGGTCCGGGGATTGATCGGCCCGTCGGTCACAACATATTCGCGGTCAAAGGCGTTCCGCCCCTCCAGAATCAGGCAGTGCGCCGCGCGTCCCATGACGAATGCTGAGGATTCGCTTTCCGTGATTTCCCCGGAAACTTTCCTGCGGTAGAGAGCCGGGGATTCCCGGAAGTCGGCCAGGAGGTGGCTCGACATAAATTCTCCGTTGCGACTGCGGGCGTGATATTCCGTCGCCGGTTCATGGATGATGAATGAAAGATCAGTCATTTTTCAGAAATCTCCTTAAGGTTTTTGAAATAGCGTCTGAATGCGTTCATTACGTATGGAGGAGTAAAACCGTCTTCCAGGTAACGGCGCAGATCTCCGACATTCAGCTCAAAAATGGCTGCAATTAATTTAAGTGGATAATTGAATTCAATTTTGGCGACATGGAGAATATCTGCAATGCCAACCTCGCCGTCTGGATGACGCTTGAAGACTTTCTCTTTAAGATCAGCCATGGGATCGATGCTGTCGACATCAAAGACCTCCTCCATATCAATTTGGCAGAGCAAATCTTTTAAGGAGCACATGGCTTCATGATTGTTGCCGATATACTGTTTGATGACGGCAACGGCTGCCATAAGAACTTTTTTTTGTTTTCCAGTCACTTTAATTTTCCTTTGTTTGATTGCGGTTATGAGTGCTCTTTGTTTCCATCGGGTATATCTGCAAAAAAAAGTCTAATTGACGGGCTTTTTCTGATTTTTTTGAAAAAATCTTTCATTGAAGATGGCGCGAATCTGTTTCAAATACCTGCCTCTGAATGTGGAATTGGCAATCCCCAGTCTGCGGCAGACCTGAAGAACAGATTTTTCTTCAAACAACATTCTGGTTATTTTTTGCAGGTCTTGGGGCATCATTGCAATCACGGTGTCAATGTCATGAGACTGAGAGTCCCAATCAATGTTGTTCCGTGAATGTGATGCGTAGGCACGACAGTCATCTTTGTTTAAGGCAACATTATGATCATCGCCATTCTCAAAGAGATTCAGGTTCTGTGCGGAAAAGAGAACATAGTTTTTCCGTGTGAAGTATTTTCGCCGCGCTATGCGCATCCCTGATACTATGGTTAAGCGGGCAAAGGTTTGAATTGCCGACTTTTCCGGATCAAAATTTGAAAGTTCGTGATTCATATGTATCAGAATCTCCTGGCGGAGATCATCCTTGAAACTGTAAAGGATTTGATATTGTCGAATATTCTGATCAAGAATACATTCAAGAGATTCCCTGACATACGGCATGGCATAAACCTCATCAAACGTTGGAATGTGATGAATGGGAATGGCGGTTTCTGTATTTTGAACGGACAGAATTTGTTTTTGAGTCATCTCGACTGCTCCTTGGGGTTGTAGAGCGGTCGGGACGCCGTCAAAAAAATGGAGGTGGTCGGGCTGCGCCATTGATTTGGCGGCATTCCCGACCATCTCCGTTGTTCGGTTGCATGGTCAGCTAAATACCAGTTTTGCTATTGTAATACGACAGAAATGGGGGATCAGCCCTTAGATGGATGAGATGCTCTCCTCAATTTCAAAAGAGACCGGAAGTCCGGCTTGAATTTGGATTACCTTGATGAAGCCTTCCGCAATTTCACGGATTTCTTGGAAGAACTCTATGTGCTTCTCGGTCAGCAGAAAATCTCCATCCGACCGGGATTGACGATGGAGCGTTGTCCTTGTCCCGATTTTCCGGGATCGAACTTTCCTGCTGGCGCTGGTTGCAACGACATGACCGTTGCAAATGGAAAACTGTTCCAAACGCCCATAATCGACCGTTTGCATAAGTTTGAGAAGGTTTTGATCTCCTGCATTGAGTTGTTTGAATGTCATTTTTCTCTCCATGGTTATTGTTTGTCGTCATGGAGATAATGTATGTTGAAAATGGCAAAAGTGATTTCTTCGACAAATTTTCGTCATTTTTCGCCAAATGATCAACACTCAAATTGAGGTCAGAAAAAAAGTGAAAATTATCCACTTGTCGAAGAATTTTTCGACAAATCGCCATTTTGTCGAAGGATTTTGAGCTGTTTCGATGGATATATGTTGATATACAAGGAGTTGCGGTGGATAATATTGTCGAAGGATTTACAGGAGATTTTAATTTAAGTTTTTGATGGTCAATGGTTAAAATTGTCTAAACTTTTTTGCCAAAGACTCAGGCAAACATTTTGGAAAGTCGGTCCGATTTCTCCTGGACGGCTTCGACAATGGATTGTGGTGAAAGCGGAACGGCGTCCCCGCCTTGAGAAAGAATCCACGGAACAATGATCTCGGCGGGGACGGCAGGAATTGAGAATATCCATGAATCACGGTCTGGTTCTTTCTGCAAAGTCTGCCTGGTGTGCATCAAATTTGCCTCGGCGAATTTTCTTGCACGTCCGAATAATCTGATCTTGACATTGACTACAGGTTTGTAGCTGACTATGTTGTCTCTGCTGACCGACCTGATGATTTTCATATCCGGCTCAAAAGTTTCGTCAAGGATTTTGATATCTACAATTCGACTTATGACAAATGTACGAGGAGCACTTCTGAGAGTGCAGTAGGCTTTGAGCCGCCATTCTTTATCATACAGAAAAAGGACGTGTGGAGCGATTATTCTTTCAGTCGGAGGATTCCCTTGCTTGTCATCATATAGAATTTTTAAATACCGATGCTGCTGCCATGCCTCAAAAACAACGGGAAATATGGCTGATATATCAGTTGCTCCAGATTCGGCAAAGACAAGCAGGGAGTTTACAAGCGTGGTATCCAGAAAATCAGGATTGTTGCCTTTGAGAATTTCATCAACGGCAATCTTAATTTTTCCTTTTAGCGGCTCCGGGATGACATCCTCAGCAATTTTTGCTCCGATGATAAGTGCCAGTAAAGCGGATTCACTCAGATCCGCAGGGCAATTGAAATCCCATCCATGATGCTTTAAATAATAGCCTTTGTTTCTTCTGTCATAGGCCAATGGACAGTGAAACTCCTCCTTCAGGATTTGAACATCTCTGAACACTGTACGGATACAATAACGATCATGCGGGACAAGACCATCTACATGCTCAAGCGAATAATATTCCTCTAATATGTCTGCGGGAGAGTGGTATCCATTCCTTTTCAACAGCGAAGCAAGTCTAGCCAGCCGATGCAGCTGGATTCTTGACATCGTTGTTTTTCTGTTTTCCGAACTTCTCATCTTTTCTGCTTTTTTTTCCATTTTTTTCGACATCATGTTTTACACTGACATTATTTGTCATTCTAATGTGTTATTATATGCTGGAAATAAGAAAAAACAAGTTGAACGGCTGAGAAACAGGAAAATAACTGAAAGAAAGGGTTTGATTCATGAATACAGCATCGTATCGACTTAAGGAAGTCCGTATCGTCGGAGGATTTCTGGACGGCATAAACTATCGTTTTTCAGATAAACTGAACTGTATCATCGGTGCTCGAGGAACCGGGAAAACAACATTTCTTGAATTCATCCGGTATGCGTTGAATGCTATGCCAAAAGATACTGCTGCACAGAAACGGATCAAAAGTATTGTGGAAAATAATCTTGACGGCGGCAGGATAGATGTTCTAATTGAAACTCGAGAAGGAGTTTCTTACACGATAAGCAAATCCAGTGGCGAACAGCCTAAAGTTATAAAAGCTGATGGTTCCCCCTCTGGGTTGAATTTTACCCCGTCACTTTTCCGACTGGATGTTTTCAGTCAAAATGAAGTGGAAAATATAGCGGGACAATCGATGTCGCAGCTGGCTTTGATTGAAACATTTAATCAAGAAGTTTTTACCTCATTGAATGACAAGATTTCGGAATTGCGCAGTGCTCTTGTCGCGAACAGTGAGACAATGGCAAACCAGTCTAAGAAAATTTGTGAGTTGTCAGACAAGATCAGTCGATTGCCCGGACTCACAGCACAATTGAAAGAACTGTCTGCGGAAACCACGGAAATCTCCGCAGATGTTAATCGTGCTCTGGATCAGAAGGCGATCCGGGATCGAGAGAATATTTATGTGGAGGATTTGCAGAAATTGTATTCCGAAACCGCCGGAAAACTGAAGTCCCTGAAAGATTATATTGAATCCGCTCTATGCTGGAAAAGCCAAGCGGGGCTGGAGGATGGTGATAACTTTGAGATGATCCAAAAGCTCCGAAACGAGCTTGTTCTCAGCAACGATGCCATTAATTCTGGACTTGAGGCAATCATTGAAGAACTGCGAAGAAGCAACCGCAGGTTCAATGAAATCAAAGCGGCATTACGCCTGAAGCATGACGAGGCAGATATAATCTATTCCAAGTTGCTTGAAAAAAATAAAGCGGAGCAGGCCAAATCAGCAGAACGCAGAAAATTGGATAAAGAGCGGAATGCGCTTCTGATTATGCAGAATGAGCTGGGCGAAACCCAGCGGCAACAAGAACGAGTTCGAACTGAACGGGCCCAAATGCTTTCAGAACTTTCAGAAGCTCTTGATCTGCGATTTGCGCACCGGAAACAGATAGTTGACCGGATCAATTCTGAACTTATGCCAACTATCAGGGTTTCGATACAGCAATTCGGCAATCATGATAAATACCAGGAGTTTCTTGCTTCTGCATTGAGCTCGTGCGGGATTTATCATAATCAGGTAGCGCGCCGTCTCTCAGACCTGATTGCTCCGTCCCAGCTTGCAGAGCTCGTCCGTAATCAGGATGAGAAGACGCTCTACGAGAAAACACAATTGAATTCCAACCAGACAAAGGCCGTAATTTCCCGGCTGAACGATGAACGACTTCTTGCAGATATGGAAGTGGTTGATTTGCCGGATTTACCGAAAATCGAACTGAATGATCATGATACTTACAAAACAACAAACACGCTTTCCACAGGTCAGAAATGCAATACAATTTTACCGATTCTGCTTTTGGACAGTGAGCGTCCTTTGCTTGTTGATCAGCCGGAGGATAATCTGGACAACGGATTTGTACGGAAAACAATTGTAGACAGCATTCTGCGTGTCAAGCAGCATCGCCAGCTGGCGTTTGTAACGCATAATCCAAATATTCCGGTGCTGGGTGATGCAGAGCATATTTTGGTCTTGGACTCCGATGGTACGCATGGCGTCATGAGAAATTGTGGAACGGTGGATGAGTGCAAGGCGGATATAGTAGATTTGCTTGAGGGCGGAGCAGAGGCGTTCATACAGCGGAAAAATCGTTACTCATATTGAGGGGAAAATGCCTGTGGAATCAAATCTAATACCTGACAATTGGAGGGAACGGCTTGCTAAAGTAAAAGCCGCCCGTGCACGTTTGGAAAACTATTATGGAGATTCTGACGCTTTAGCGGTACTGGAAAAACACATTGCTGATGAGAAATGGGAAATCCGTCAGTGCGTAGCGGACGCAATCCCGCTGCTGCCGGAAAGCAGACTTACTCCATTTATTCCGCTATGTAAAGATTGCAATCATTATGTGTCCAATTCTGCGCAGCAGGCCATGGAACGGCGGAATATGTTTGTTGCAGAAACTAAGAAAAGAGAGCGTCGCAGAGCGGTTCTGTTCCAGAATTCAGAAAAACTCCGGAAAAAGTACGGTCCGGAAGCCGCGGAACTGGCTCGGAAAGATGCTGATCAGGCTTATGCCATGATGGTCGGACAGGTTGCTCATGATATCCGTACAGTTTTAACGCCGATCAAGTTCCGCATCCAGCGGTTGCCTTACCTTACAGAGGGTAAACTGCCGATCAATGAACAGCTTGAAATGCGTATTACAATTAATGAACTGAGAGAACATACCGAAATGATGGAACGTCTAACCGAAGATGTATTGACTCTGGTTCGAAAAACGCCGGAGAAACGAACACTTGAGAATCTGCGGGATTTGCTCAAAACAGCGAATGATATGGTTGCTGCCGTATTTAATGCCAAGGAACGTGACATCACCTGCATTGCCGTTAAATTGGACATCCCACAGGATATCACCTGCAGGGTTGTTCGGGACTTAATGCTGCGGGTATTCAGCAATTTGCTGAAGAATGCCTATGAATCATTCTGGCAGAGTAACGAAAAATTTAAGCCCGGACAAATTGATGTCCTTGCAAGAAAACAGGAGAACGGTGTTGAGATTGAAATCCGGGATAATGGGAAGGGAATGTCTCCGGCAGACCTAAAACTCATTCGTCAATTCAAACTTTTTAGAACTCTGAAGAGCTATGGTACTGGTTTCGGGCTTGCTATTGCCTACGAGAAAATCCATGATCATAATGGGAGCCTGACAATAGATTCCGTTGAAAATGCGGGAACGGTCGTGACAGTTTTCCTTCCAAATAAAGAAAGGTGAAAAAATGGCAAAATACAAGGGGCTTATCGTCGATGACAGCAAAGGTGTCCGCACCACGGTTGCTGCCATGCTTCAAATTCTCGGTCATGACAGCGATGCTGCAGCATCAGTAGAGGAAGCAAGAAAATTGATGGCAGAAAAGCAGTACGATTATATGCTGCTGGATATGGAAATACCACTAGCCGATGGCGGAGAAGCAGATACCGCCATCGGCCCCGCGTTTCTCATGGAAATTCGGCGGACCAGGAGGAAAGAAGTATTCCCGATCATTGTCATAACTGGTCGCATGCTAGACAAAGCGGAGTTTGCGGCATCTCTTCTTTGGAACGGGGCAAACGATTTTATTCCCAAGCCGTTTCCTATGAGCGGTCATACTCTGGAAGCGTCTATTTTGAAATTTCTTGAGGAGGCTGAACGATTTAAAATATCCAACCCGCACCCATTGGTTAACACGCAAAATAAAACAGCATGGTTAACCCGGAACGAAACGAACAACAAAAATGTTTGGAC
Coding sequences:
- a CDS encoding response regulator, with protein sequence MAKYKGLIVDDSKGVRTTVAAMLQILGHDSDAAASVEEARKLMAEKQYDYMLLDMEIPLADGGEADTAIGPAFLMEIRRTRRKEVFPIIVITGRMLDKAEFAASLLWNGANDFIPKPFPMSGHTLEASILKFLEEAERFKISNPHPLVNTQNKTAWLTRNETNNKNVWTAISRKGNPHSVTLKKGSKQDLLLECIFKFYQNCSCIPHGDIMDACHWTDKDYFPVYSGERRPKRGISRSQFSILKKTLGIDYSYVGIGVAFLQPED